One Peromyscus leucopus breed LL Stock chromosome 6, UCI_PerLeu_2.1, whole genome shotgun sequence genomic region harbors:
- the LOC114683124 gene encoding LOW QUALITY PROTEIN: keratinocyte proline-rich protein (The sequence of the model RefSeq protein was modified relative to this genomic sequence to represent the inferred CDS: deleted 2 bases in 1 codon) — translation MCDQQQIQCCVPVPQCCVKGSAFGPSQFPYANNQVLVQAPCEVQVLEYAAPCPVQVSQTPCQSSTTEVKSQAPCSTKTTKVKCQAPCQSKATQVKCQSKATEVKCQAPCQTQVSCVQCQAPCQSQVSYVQVPQPLQTYYVECAPVYYTETSYVEYPVPTYVPAPAPRPVHTYVECPSVGQGGQGQGSFSNQCQYQGSYGSCTSQSQSRGSYSNCGPQPQSQASNSRCVPQFQSGPSYTSCGPQRQSQASYGGCASQFQSRVSYSNCSSQRRSGASFSTCAPQCQAQGSYGSFTSQQRRSQSTSRCLPPRQLQPAYRSCSPPRRSEPYYSSCLPSRCSSGSYNYCTPPRRSEPIYGSHCPPRGRPSGCSQRCGPKCRVEISSPCCPRQVPPQRCPVQIPPMRGRSQSCGRQPSWGVSCPDLRPRAESQPFPRSCGPQRRDWSPEPSWQRCPVPAPRPCPEPQRRDRSPEPTWQRCPVPAPRPRPRPEPCPSPEPRPCPPLRRFSEPCLYPEPCSAPQPAPRPVPRPRPVRCENPEPRPCPQPCPYPEPMPYPARCSSPEPCGEPLRCPSPCSGPNPVPHHQELGCHESNPCRLDTEGPSPYSCNQGQESNSNCRPDDVFPGPQDLGGCGDQGSTHGGVKGGAYAGAKGAYF, via the exons ATGTGTGACCAGCAGCAGATTCAGTGTTGTGTGCCGGTACCCCAGTGCTGTGTCAAGGGTTCCGCCTTTGGTCCCTCACAGTTTCCCTATGCCAACAACCAGGTGCTGGTCCAAGCTCCATGTGAGGTGCAAGTTCTGGAATATGCGGCCCCATGTCCAGTTCAAGTTTCCCAGACTCCGTGCCAGTCCAGTACAACTGAAGTGAAGAGTCAGGCTCCATGCTCAACTAAGACCACCAAGGTTAAATGTCAGGCTCCATGCCAATCAAAGGCCACCCAGGTGAAATGCCAGTCTAAGGCCACTGAGGTAAAGTGCCAAGCTCCCTGCCAGACTCAGGTTTCCTGCGTTCAGTGCCAGGCTCCATGCCAGTCTCAGGTTTCCTATGTGCAAGTACCACAACCTCTTCAGACCTACTACGTAGAATGTGCCCCAGTGTATTATACAGAAACTAGTTATGTGGAATATCCGGTTCCGACCTACGTGCCTGCTCCAGCTCCTCGGCCTGTCCATACCTATGTAGAATGTCCCTCAGTGGGCCAGGGT GGTCAGGGTCAGGGAAGTTTCTCCAATCAGTGCCAGTATCAGGGCTCCTACGGTAGCTGTACCTCTCAATCACAGTCACGAGGTTCTTACAGCAACTGTGGTCCACAGCCTCAGTCCCAGGCTTCCAACAGTCGCTGTGTACCCCAATTCCAGTCCGGGCCCTCCTACACCAGCTGCGGCCCCCAGCGCCAGTCACAGGCTTCCTATGGTGGCTGTGCCTCCCAATTCCAGTCTCGAGTATCCTACAGCAACTGCTCCTCCCAGCGACGGTCCGGGGCTTCATTTAGCACCTGTGCACCTCAGTGCCAGGCCCAGGGCTCCTATGGCAGCTTCACATCACAGCAGCGTCGGTCTCAGAGCACCAGTCGATGCCTCCCTCCTCGTCAGCTGCAGCCTGCTTATCGAAGCTGCTCTCCACCAAGGCGTTCTGAGCCCTATTACAGCAGCTGTCTGCCATCCCGATGTTCTTCAGGCTCCTACAACTATTGCACCCCACCCCGCCGCTCAGAGCCCATCTATGGTAGCCACTGTCCTCCTCGGGGCCGCCCTTCAGGTTGTTCTCAAAGATGTGGACCCAAGTGCAGGGTAGAGATTTCATCACCCTGCTGCCCCAGGCAGGTTCCCCCGCAGAGGTGTCCTGTCCAGATTCCTCCCATGAGAGGAAGATCCCAGAGCTGTGGCCGGCAGCCCTCTTGGGGTGTTTCCTGCCCGGATCTGAGGCCACGTGCAGAGTCACAGCCATTCCCAAGGTCTTGCGGGCCACAGCGTCGTGACTGGTCTCCAGAACCATCATGGCAGCGGTGCCCAGTTCCTGCACCACGTCCATGTCCAGAGCCACAGCGTCGTGACCGGTCTCCAGAACCAACATGGCAGCGGTGCCCAGTTCCTGCACCACGTCCACGTCCACGTCCAGAGCCATGCCCAAGTCCAGAACCCCGCCCATGTCCTCCTCTGCGGCGATTTTCAGAACCGTGTTTGTATCCAGAACCATGTTCAGCTCCTCAACCAGCACCACGTCCAGTGCCACGCCCGCGCCCGGTTCGCTGTGAGAATCCAGAACCACGTCCGTGCCCACAGCCCTGTCCATATCCAGAGCCAATGCCGTATCCTGCACGCTGCTCCAGCCCAGAGCCTTGTGGGGAGCCCCTTCGCTGTCCCAGTCCCTGCTCAGGCCCTAATCCAGTTCCCCACCACCAAGAACTAGGTTGTCATGAATCTAACCCATGCCGCCTGGATACTGAAGGCCCAAGCCCATACAGCTGCAATCAGGGGCAAGAGAGTAACAGCAACTGTAGACCTGATGATGTTTTCCCAGGGCCACAGGATCTAGGTGGCTGTGGAGACCAAGGAAGCACCCATGGTGGAGTGAAAGGTGGGGCTTATGCAGGAGCAAAGGgtgcttatttttaa